The sequence AATTTACTTATAATTCAGTCAAAAGAAAGATGGCTTAACTGGAACCTTATGCGATTCTCGTATAAGGTTCCAATTGCAAACCTACACGATTAATAGAGGAGAACAAACGATGGTATCGACTATTGACGACACCAAGCGCACTGCTATTGCCATGAAACTGGCTGATATGAAAGCGGTGCAAAACCTACTGATCTCGAATGAGGAAGCTCTTATAAAAGAGTGTGGAGATCAAGAAATTTGCGATCGCCTGCGCGATATGCTAGAAGACGATCATAAAAACATGGGCGTTCTAGACACTGTGATTGTTCAGTATGGTGTCAAGGGAGAGCCGAAGCATACAACAACCAAACTGATTGAGTCAACTCGGAAACTCATGCAAGGTTCAGAGTTGACTCTGTTTGAGAAAGTAGGTCAGCATGAATTGCTCAAACATCAGCAGACCATGAGTGGACTGCTAATTCACAAAGCTGCTCAAATTGTTGGCGCTGACGTTGAAGCTGCTATCACTCCTTTGAACACGGTTAACTTTGAGAACCGGGCTCACCAAGAACAACTCAAAGGAGTCCTGGAAATTCTGGGCACCCGCGAACTGACCGGCAAAGACCCAGATCAAGGAATCTGGGCACGGGTTCAAGATGCGGTTGCAGCCTTTACAGGCGTCGCTGGTAGCGTTGTTACCCGCAGCAAGAGCGACATGAACATTCAAGATCTGATCAAAATGGATCACACCAAGGTGAATCTTCTGTTCACCCAGTTTCAATCTACTGAAGATCCTCAAAAGCTCCAAGAGTATTTCGGTCAGATTTACAAAGATCTGAGCGCTCATTCGGAAGCTGAAGAGGAAGTTGTCTACCCAGCAGTACGTCCTTACTACGCAAAAACCGAAGATCTGTATAAAGAACAAGCTGAAATGAAACAGGTGCTGGAAAAGATTAAGTCTATCAGCCCCTCTTCACCCAATTTCAAAAATGAAGTTAAACAGCTGATGGCTGCTGTTATGCACCACGTGCAGCAAGAAGAGAATGAAATGTTCGCGAAAATCCGCGACAATTTCAGTGAACAGCAGCAGGAAAAAATGGCTACCGATTTCAAAACAGCTAAGAGCAAGTTCCAAGATCAACTGGCAGCTTCCCAGAAGTAGTAACGTAAGTTGCTAGCTATATTCTTGAGGCTGATAGCGATCGATAGTTAGTAGTAAATAGCAATCTTCGCGCGTTTCCAGGTTCTATCTGGAAACGCCTTTTTTTGTAGGTTGGGCTTTTGTGAAGCGAAATGCAACCTACTGTCGCAAGTCTATTTTTCGGCGGACGCGAAGGGATTGTTATGGAGAGCCTATTTAGCACATCACCCGCAAGGCTGACATTTCTGCCGTAAGAAGCACAATCCCAAGTTTTTTCGGCATTGTTCCAGTTAATAACGATCGGTGTATAGGAACTAAGTATTAGTTTGAATCGTCGCCTACCGATAGACTCGCTTTATCCTTCTCTCGTAAATAGGCTGCGTCAGCTGTCGTAAGATAGTTTACGATAGTAAGCAATAGAGTGCGATCGCTCTTCTGCCTGTGGGCATATCGCTCTTTAATATACGGATAAAGCATCAGGGTAGCTAACCTTGACATTTTCTGGGTGCTAAACCTTGCTCAGGGTGCGGCATTTCCAAGATCTCTTTTGGTGTGAGTTTTGTGAGACTACATTTTATGCGTTTATCAACTGTTGCTGTTTATACGTTAGCTGCTCTGGCAGCAGGGGCTCTGAGCGCAGAAGCCAACCCCAGCCAGAGTAAGCATTCTCCTCCGGTAGAACAAGCGATCGCACTCTCCTCGGCGTTGAAGGAGGCAGTTGCGCCACCGGAAACTCTAGCAGCACAACTAGCTGCCGAGATAGAAAGCGATCGCACAAACGTTTTAGGGCAAGTCGGATCGTTCCCAGAAAAAGCCCAACCTACAGATAACCTCGTTTCTCAGTTATCCACCACAAATACCGAAAAGCTCGGCTCGACTGAGTTACTGTTGACAGAAGGCCCAGGTGCTGAGGCACTCCGCGCCAACGACTTCGTTTCCGAATCATCCATTACTGCCGATGTCAACCAGCTGGTAACTCCGCCAGCACAAAACCGCACTACTGCTTGCGGTCAACAAACCAGACAGAACGCTGACCCAGCAAGGTCTACTCAGGTAGCGCAGAGAACGGCGAGAGAGTGCCCAAGGCCCGATCGAATTACCCCACTGGCAATACCAGAAGTAGAAGATGAATTTGAATCTTCGCCCGGTCTGAGCATTTATATCCCCGTAGGTTTTGGGGCCGATCGAAACACCGTCTTTATCGGCGGTACTTATCAAAACACCACCCGACACGATGACGACGACAATAATGGCAACGTTGGGGTGGGGATTGGTTTAGGCGATGCCGATCGATTAGTGGGCGTCGAACTGTCCTATGCCTTTAAAAATTTTAATGATGAAAATGACTTTGGCGAAGGCGGCTTTAATGCCAAAGTGCATCGTCGCTTTGGAGATAGCTTCTCCATAGCAGCAGGCTACAACGGCTTTGTAAATATCGGTCGCAACGATTTTGAACATTCCCGCTATGGAGTGATTACCAAAATCTTTCGGACGCGAGAATCTATTCGCGATCCTCTCAGTCGTGTCTCTGTCACTCTCGGTGTAGGGGATGGACAGTTCCGATCGAATGGTGCTATCGATGCTGGTGATAACGACCCCAACTTTTTTGGGAATATAGCCCTCCGCATTATCCGACCAGTCAGTTTTATTACAGAGTGGACAGGAACAGACCTAGCATTGGGACTTTCGATCGCACCGTTTAAACGCTTTCCTTGGGTGATTACCCCAGCCGTGCGCGACCTTGCCGGTAGAGGTGACGACCCTCGATTTGTGTTAGGCTCTGGAATTTCATTTCAGTTTTAAGTAGGAGGTGCTAAATGCGGACAATTAAATCCCTTGCTTGGGTCGTTGGTCTATCTGTAGTTGCCGGGTCGCTAACGGTTGGGCCAGTCAGGGCTGACCACGCTCCCGATATCACGGGAACCAATTATTGGAACAACACAGCGCCTCGATTTGGTGGTCGAGGCGGTCGGTTAGATCCCCAGTTGGCCGATCGCGTCAGAAGGTTCAACGATGAATCCCAACAAGCCTATAACGCTTGTCTGGCAGCAGTCGAAGCGGCACCGCCAAGTGCGGGCGGCCCCCGACAGTATTTAAGAAATCCCCAAGAAGTTGCAGGCGAATATCCAGCTGCGTGTCAGCGGCTGAATGCCTTAAGGAATGATCGAGACAACTTGAGGAACGAATTGGAACGAGTAGGACAAATAAGTCCAGCTTTTAAGAGTTGGTAGAGTTTCGCCCCCATAGTGAGTGAGGAGAAGTGATAACAGCTATGATGCAGAAAAAGCTTAAGAGATATCGGGCTGCCGGGGTACAGTTGCTGATGGGAGCGATCGCCGCCGGACTTGTAGGGAGCTTCTCGACAGCAGTTAAAGCTCAGATGACCATCCCCGATCGCGGTATCCAATATAACGAGGATACCCTGATCGAATTTGAATTCAGAGAATCCCACGGCTATTACAGGTCAACCTTTGGCGTCATCAACTTAGCTACCCGTGAAATGACCGATCTGATTGCCGAAGTTAAACCCTTTGACGACTTTAGCGATCGATCTGAACTTAATAATCCCTCCACGCGCACCGATGACGTTGGCACATCAAGGGATTTTGTGGGGACACCCGGTAACTCGGTGCCAGATCCCATCAGGCGGTTTACGTTTGATGCCAATACTCAGTATGCCTTCTACCTAAAGGTTTTTCGCCCCAACGGTACACTTTTAACCACACTTTACTCGACAAGATTCGAGCAACTTAGTGGTAGCCAAGATGCAGATTCTGCCCAGTCTGTAGGTGGTTTATCTGACGGAAAGGTGGGCGATCGCAAAGGCGTCCGCATCAGCTGGGATGATACCGGAGTACTGCGACCCGACGGTGTTCGTCCTCCTGGAAAAGATCGCGACTTCGACGACTTCATTGTCGAAGCTGGCGGTTTTCTAGTAACCTCCGCCCCTTGCCCCAGAGTCAAGTAATACCGCTCTTTGAGGTTAGTGAGGTATAGAAAAACCCGGTTTCTTCAAGAAACCGGGTTTTTGGGCTGTACTGTTGCTCCACTTCATGTATAGCTAGGGACTAGGGGCTAGGGGCTAGGGGCTAGGGAAGAGGGAAGAGGGAAGAGGGAAAAGGTTACTCCGTAAGGGATTTGGAAAATAAGTAAGAGTTGGAGTTGCCCTAACCGACGAGAGCGGTTGCTATAAATTGTAGGGGCGGGTTTTGCCATGATTCTGGTCGGTTAGCCACAAATTATCTGCAAAACCGTTCGGCAGATCTCACGGCGAAGCCCGCCCCTACGCTATGAAGAAAATCGTTTTATTCTACCTCACTCGGCTTTTGATTTAGACAGCAGCCAATTCTGGATGCTCAATCCTTGTTCCCAGAAGTTTGAGGAATTCAGCTAGCCAGCGGGGATGCGCGGGCCAAGCCGGTGCCGTCACCAGATTGCCATCAACCATCGCCTCATCTACGGGAATATGAGCATAGAGTCCGCCAGCCATAGTCACATCTGGGCCACAGGCGGGATATGCCGTGCAACTCTTACCTTCCAGGACTCCAGCAGCAGCCAAAACCTGCAACCCGTGGCATATTGCGGCAATAGGTTTATTTGCTTCGGCAAAGTGGCGGGTAATATCCAGCACCTTCTCATTTAAACGAATGTACTCCGGCGCACGTCCCCCAGGTACTACTAAGGCGTCGTAAGCTTCTGCTTCCACTTCATCAAAGTCGGCGTTTAACGTAAAATTATGACCTGGTTTCTCGCTATAGGTTCGATCGCCCTCAAAGTCGTGAACGGCTGTTCGCACTTTTTCACCGGCTTTTTTGTCGGGACAAACAACATGAACGGTGTGTCCAACCATCTGTAGGGCTTGGAACGGCACCATGACTTCATAATCTTCCACATAATCACCGACAAGCATCAAAATCTTCTTGGCAGCCATATTTTAAATCCTTCTTGACTTAGCTAAACTCACTCTAGCAACCAACTAAATAAGCCTTTTACTGTAAGGCTAAAATCTTTGGCAAATTCTGGCACTGGCAAAAGTGTTCCAGCTTCGTGGTAAAAAGCGATCGATCTGGCAGATAGACAAACACAGATTGTTCCGTTCTGAAAAACTTACTCAAACTTACTCATCAAACTCCAGAAACCTGAATATAAGTAGGTTTGACGTTTCCTTCCTGTGTTAAACGACAGCGAAAACTCAATGTTAAGTTAATCGTTGCACCCTTTCCTGAAAAACAGCGCGGTTCTGACCAATTTTTCTTCCAAGCTTCTTCTCAACACCCACGAACGTTAGCTGGTTCTGCACAAAGGTTTTGCACTTATTTTGAAAGGCTGGGGCAACGTTGGAAAGCACTATAGGAGGCTTGGGATTGCGATGTTGTCCCCGATGAGGTTGTTTTTAGTACCTTTGATTCTGTGCCAACTTGCGTCGATCAACATCTGAAACCTGCCTGTGCTGGCAGCGATCGCTAGAAGTCTAATACAAAACCAGTATAAAGATTAATGTTGAGTGATTGCTAACAGACGAGCAATCTCGGTATATTCCTTACGGCCTTTAATTAACTTGGGGCAAGCGGCGATCGCTTTACGTTAGGCAATTACCCTCTGTCAATAGCTGCTATAACAAGATCACCTGATTGAGGAACGTCAGCCCCAAGTCTAGCCTTGCCGCTGCCTCTCTCAACATTCTGTTCACTTACTTGAAAACTTGAACGATCGCTGCCAGCTCAATTCCGTCAAACCTTGATGTTGGATAGAGATCCACCTCAAGGACAATTACCCTTCCAGGCAGAAAACGCTAGAGTTTAACCAATTGTCAAGCCAACATTTTGAGTTCATATAATTAGGAGAAAATTCGTATGGCAGCTTCAATTACCTTTGCAGGACAGAACATAGGTTCGATTAACGAAGGCGACGGTAGAGATTTTAGGGTGGGAGCTACACTGGAGTCAGTGTGGGAAGTGATCGTAGCTGCCTACCCCACGGCTGATATAAGCAACACCACGTTCGTTTTTACGCCGCTTACTCTTGACCCAAACTCTGTGGCGAATAGCTCAGATTTCTTTAATTTTGGCACTCAGTTTTTTATCCGCACAAATGGAACCGTGGGCTCAGTCGTCATTACTAATAATGACAGTGAGATTGAAATTAATGAAACCTTTTCTTTCCAACCTGTACTCACTAACTTGGAGATTGAGACTGCCGACAGACGAACGTTGGCACTGCTCAACCCTACACAGATTACAGAACTATTTGCTCCATCGGGTGGTCTGACGCTGAATCTTGGTAAGGTTACAGGCACCATCATTGACAATGATTCCCCGCCGCCTATTAACCAAGCGCCCACAGCCGTCAATTTCGTCAGCACCACAACTTCTCTTGATGAGAATACCAGCACTACCACCCGCATCAAAGTTGCTGATATCGACATTACCGACGATGGACTGGGCACAAATGTTCTGAGTTTGATGGGTAGCGACGCAAGCGCATTTGAGCTGGATGGCACCACGTTGTATCTGAAAGCCGGAACAACCCTCGACTACGAAACCAAATCGAGCTACACCATTAGCGTTAACGTCGATGATGCTTCTGTTGGCAACACACCCGATGCCAGCAACACCTTCACCCTCAGTCTCAACGATCTGCCGGAAAATGTTGCGCCTGTTGCCAATCCAGACACCAAATCCACCAACCAAAATACTCCCCTGATCATTAGCAGCGCCGATCTTCTAGCCAATGACACCGACACTAATGGAGATCTGCTCAACATTACCGGAGTCAGCAATGCGACGGGCGGTACAGTTGGCTTCAGCAATGGCAATGTTTTATTCACCCCCAATGGAGACTTCACGGGCGCTGCTAGCTTTGACTACACCATCACCGATGGACAGGAGACTGCAACGACAACAGTAACCGTCAACGTTGCCCCTGTGGCAGGCATCAATCGCTCTGGCGGCAACGGCAAAGATACCCTCACTGGCGGTTTGGGCAGAGATACCCTCAGCGGCGGCAATGGGGATGACATCCTCAACGGAGGGGCAGGTGGAGATACGCTCAGAGGCGACAATGGCAACGATACCTTGATTGGCGGCACGGGCAGAGATACCGTTACAGGCGGCAACGGTAACGATATCTTTGTGATTGCAGCGGGATCTGGCACTGACACCTTCACTGACTTCAAGAAGGGCACGGATGTGGTCGGGTTATCAGGTGGATTGAGCTTTGGTCAGCTTTCGTTCAGTGGCAATCAAATCCTTGCAGGCGGTGAAACGCTGGCGAATTTGACGGGAATTGATACAACAACCTTGACGCAAAGCAACTTTATTACGATCTAGAATTCGTATTTAGCAGGAGCGATCGCCCTTCTCCGTCTCAGTAGCGATTCTCCGAAGGAGAGGCTACTGAGATGGTGAGCGCAGTGGAGAAACACGGTCATAGCTGCTATAGGAAGATCACCTGATTGAGGAACGTCAGACCCAAGTCTAGCCTTACCGCTGTCTCTATCAGCATTCTGTTCACTTACTTGAACGATCGCTGCCAGCTCAATTCCGTCAAACCTTGATGTTGGATAGAGATCCACCTCAAGGACAATTACCCTTCCAGGCAGAAAACGCTAGAGTTTAACCAATTGTCAAGCCAACATTTTGAGTTCATATAATTAGGAGAAAATTCGTATGGCAGCTTCAATTACCTTTGCAGGACAGAACATAGGTTCGATTAACGAAGGCGACGGTAAATTTTCTGAGGCGGGAGCTACACTGGAGTCAGTGTGGGAAGTGATTTTAGCTGCCTACCCCACGGCTGATATAAACAGAACCGCGTTTAGTTTTACGCCGCTTACTCTTGACCCAAACTCTGTGGCGAATAGCTCAGATTTCCCTGAGTTCAGCTCTCAGTTTCTTATCTTCACAGATGGAAGCGCGGGCTCAACCATCTATACTAATAATGACAGTGAGATTGAAGATAATGAAACCTTTTCTTTCCAACCTGTGCTCACTGCCTTGGAGATTAGGGATAGTAACTCCGGGCGGTTGGCATTGCTCAATCCTGCTCAGATTACAGAACTATTTGCTCCATCGGGTGGTCTGACGCTGAATCTTGGTAAGGTTACAGGCACCATCATTGACAATGATACCCCGCCGCCTGTTAACCAAGCGCCCACAGCCGTCAATTTTGTCAACACCATAACTTCTCTTGACGAAAACACCAGCACTGCCACCCGCATCAAAGTTACTGATATTACTATCACCGACGATGGACTGGGCACAAATGTTCTGAGTTTGGTGGGTAGCGATGCAAGTGCATTTGAGCTAGATGGCACTACGTTGTATCTGAAAGCCGGAACAACCCTCGACTACGAAACCAAATCGAGCTACACCATTAGCGTTAACGTCGATGATGCTTCTGTTGGCAACACACCCGATGCCAGCAACACCTTCACCCTCAGTCTCAACGATCTGCCGGAAAATGTTGCGCCTGTTGCCAATCCAGACACCAAATCCACCAACCAAAATACTCCCCTGACCATTAGCAGCGCCGATCTTCTAGCCAATGACACCGACACTAATGGAGATCTGCTCAACATTACCGGAGTCAGCAATGCGACGGGCGGTACAGTTGGCTTCAGCAATGGCAGTGTTTTATTCACCCCTAATGGAGACTTCACGGGCGCAGCCAGCTTTGACTACACCATCACCGATGGACAGGAGACTGCAACGACAACAGTAACCGTCAACGTTGCCCCTGTGGCAGGCATCAATCGCTCTGGCGGCAACGGCAAAGATACCCTCACTGGCGGTTTGGGCAGAGATACCCTCAGCGGCGGCAATGGGGATGACATCCTCAACGGAGGGGCGGGTGGAGATACGCTCAGAGGCGACAATGGCAACGATACCTTGATTGGCGGCACGGGCAGAGATACCGTTACAGGCGGCAACGGTAACGATATCTTTGTGATTGCAGCGGGATCTGGCACTGACACCTTCACTGACTTCAAGAAGGGCACGGATGTGGTCGGGTTATCAGGTGGATTGAGCTTTGGTCAGCTTTCGTTCAGTGGCAATATGATCGTGGTAGGCGGTGAAACGCTGGCGAATTTGACGGGAATTGATACAACAACCTTGACGCAAAGCAACTTTATTACGATCTAGGGTTCGTGTTTAGCAAGAGCGATCGCTCTTTTCCGAGTCATCTCAGTTGTGATTGGGTGTGGAGCCGTAGTGACGAGCGATCGCTATCCTCACAACGTTCATTCTGCAATCGGTGATGATCGTGTGAATGAAAGCGATCCAAACCCATTGCACACCGACCGATTGAGGGCGATCGGTATGCCCGAAAAGCTACTAGCGGCGGGTGAACAGGAGCGTTATGCTTATCCTGAAAAGTCCTCTCAGGATGAGAAAGTTATAACTGGTTTGTATCCAGAGAGATGACTTGCTCGGATGCCAGAATACCTCCAACTGCGATCGCTTCCAGTCTTCCCGTTTCCTGGGGATGCTGAGTCTTGACTTTGGCGAGTCCTACGGAAAGCTTCGCTAACGCCTCCTCAATCCTTGCTGCCTGAGCAATGTAGAATTGAAACAAGTAAGTAGCTTTTAACCTGGCAACGTAGATTGGGTTGATTGCGATCGAAAATCTAATATACCTTCAGGGTTTCTACGTTGCATGATTTATGTCACACAACACTGGTTGAGTTTGGCTACTGAGAGCCATATTTTAAATCCTTCTTGACTGAGCTAAATTCACTCTAGCAACCAATTAAACAAGCCTTCTACTGTAAGGCTAAAATCTTTGGCAAATTCTGGCACTGGCAAAAGTGTTCCAGCTTCGTCGTAAAAAGCGATCGATCGATCTGGCAGATAGACAAACACAGATTCTTCACCTGGATCGATCAGCCACCCCATCTGAGTTCCATATTTGAGGCAATGCAAAATATTCTTGATAACTTTAGTTTGGCTTTGATCGGGAGATAAAATTTCGATTGTCCAATCGGGAGCAATTGAAAAGACGTTATCAACCCCACCATTTTCCTTACGTGGGATTCTGTCCCACAGAAACACAGAAATGTCAGGTACAATTGAGCGTCCGCCAAAGGTACAACGAAGCTCTGAGAAAGCCCGCGCAGTCTGTTTGGGTTTGACGACCGAGTTGATTGCAGGTGCTAACTCAGTTTGAATTGCGCTGTGTTCTCCTTGTGGCATAGCTTTTTGAATAATATGCCCATCAATATATTCGCTAGCAGGTTCTGTCTCCGGCAGCGTCAGGAATTCTTCTAGAGTAAGGGGTTTGGCAGGGGTCTGTACCATTTAAAGTTTATTTAAGACAGGTAAGTTGCACTGCTTCTACAAGTTATTCTACAAAATAGAGCTATCTGTTGGAGCGATCGCTTTATCCCCAACAACTATTGCATTATATTATTGCTTGATTATTTTCGGTAGAGGTTAGCTTGTATAGCGCCACAAAGTTATATTATATAGCTCAAATTAATTTATGCCTACCGATAGAGCCAAAATCGAAAAAATTCTTTTAGGCTAATGTACACCTTTAAACGTATTAATAAAGAATTAGGCAATAAAATGAAAAACGTCAACCTAGCTACGCCGAAAACGCTTCCAAGGTTCCTGCGTAGCGATACAGTTGAGGCGAAATTGCACTTGTACGAACGAGCGATCGCGGCAACCAGCACGGGAATCGTAATTGCCGACGCTCTTTTACCAGATTTACCGATTATTTACTGCAATTCTGCTTTTGAGCAACTTACAGGTTATTCAACCGGGGAAGTTTTAGGGCGCAACTGCCGCTTTTTACAAGGCCGGGACACGGACCCATCTGCGATAGCCCAAATTCGAGAGGCAGTGCGCGATCGGCGGGAATGCCGAGTGGTATTGAAAAACTATCGAAAAGACGGCACCCATTTTTGGAATGAATTGACAATTTCCCCAGTCAGTGACGCCAGCGGTAGCGTCACTCATTTTATTGGGGTACAGCAGGATGTAACTCAGCAACAAGAAGCTCAAAGGAGATTGCAAAAGCAATCTGCCGCTATGAATGCTGCGATCGATGGCATGGCTATTGTTAACCAAAAAGGAGAATTTGTTTATCTAAATGAAGCTTACGCCCAACTTTATGGATATGAGTTTGCAGAAGAACTAATCGGGAAAAGCTGGAAAAGTCTTTACGATGAAGCGGAACTGAGAATATTTAAGCAATATATTTTACCTGCTGTGGATAAACACGGACGGTGGCGGGGTGAAGCGGTCGGTTTACGACAAAATGGCAGCAAGTATCGGCAAGAATTATCTTTGAGCGCGATCGAAGCAGAGATGGGAATGGTTTGCGTGGTGCGGGATATCAGCGATCGCAAACGAGCGGAAGTCGCACTGCAACAGGAAAATGAAGACCTCGAACGCCGCCTCACCGTAGGCAGCGTAGAATTGAGAAAAGTCATTGACAAACTGCATAGGGAAACGCTGCAACGCCAACAGGCGCAAGCAATTTCCCGCGAAAGCGAAGCACTTCTGCGCCCAGTTGTCACCAATTTACCGATCATCCTATATGCAACCGATAAAAAAGGCGAGGTTACTCTTTCTGAGGGTAAAGGATTAGAGCCTCTAGGTTTAAAGGCTGGGGAGTTAGTTGGGCGATCGATCTTCGATTTGTACCGTCACGAACCTGAGATTATCAGCAAAATCAGTCACGTCCTCGCAGGAGGAGAAGCTGCCTGGACTGCTGAAATGGGAGACTTGGTGTATGAAAATCGGGCTACACCCCTGAAAAACCAAAGCGGTGAAGTGATTGGATCGATCGGTATGGCATTGGATATAACCTATCATGTCAAGGCTGAGGAGTCATTGCGACAGCAAGCCGAACGGGAACGGCTAGTAAGTGCGATCGCTCAGCGCATCCGTCGATCGTTAAACTTGGAAGAAGTTCTCAATACCGCCGTGCAAGAAGTGCGGCAATTTCTCCAAACAGACAGAGTGGTACTTTACCGCTTTTACCCAGATGGGAGTGGTGTAGTGGAGGTGGAATCTGTTGGTGAAAATTGCCAGCCAATTCTGGGAATACCAATTCACGACCCTTGCTTTCTGGGAAAATACGTTCAACAATACCAACAAGGTCGCATTCGTGCGATCGGAGATATCTACAATAGCGGTATTGCCCAGTGTCACATCGATTTACTAGCACAGTTTCAGGTGCGAGCTAACCTAGTAGTTCCGATTCTGCAAGGAGAAAATTTGTGGGGACTGCTGATTGCTCATCATTGTAGCGGCCCAAGGCAATGGCTGGAATCGGAAGTCAGCTTGCTAGGACAGCTGAGCGTGCAAATAGCGATCGCCATCCAGCAATCCGAACTATATCAAAAACTGCAAGTCGAACTTATCGAGCGCGAACAAGCCGAAGCTGCCTTACGACAAAGGGAAGAATTGCTATGCCAAAAAGCCTGCGAACTGGAACAAACCCTGCACAAACTGCAAAAAACTCAAACCCAACTTATTCAAAGCGAAAAAATGTCAAGTTTGGGGCAATTAGTTGCAGGTGTAGCTCACGAAATTAATAATCCCGTCAACTTTATTTACGGCAATATCGAGCCAGCTAGAAATTACATTCAAAACCTGTTAGAACTCCTAGAACTTTACCAGCAGCACTGTCCTCACCCAGGCTCGGAAATTGAAGACAAAGCCGAAGATATTGACCTAGAATTCGTCAAGCAGGATTTACCGAAACTGTTGGAATCAATGCGGGTGGGAGCCGATCGGATTCGCGAGATAGTGCGTAGTCTCCGCTACTTTTCCCGCACCGATGAAGCCGAGATGAAAGATGTTGATATTCACGAAGGCATCGAAAGTACCCTGTTGATTTTGCAAAACCGTCTCAAAGCTAATGGCGATTATCCCGGCATTCAGGTTATCCAAGAATATGCCGACCTGCCCAAAGTGGAGTGCTATCCCGGACAGCTCAACCAAGTGCTGATGAATATACTAAGTAATGCGATCGATGCTATGCAACAAGGGTGTCAGGTACAGGGTGTGAAGTGTGGGGCTACACCAACCATTTGGATTCGCACCAAAGTTTCGGACAACAACCGCATTGCCATTCAGATTGCTGACAATGGACCGGGTATGAAAGACGCCGTTCTTCAGCGTCTGTTTGAC comes from Argonema galeatum A003/A1 and encodes:
- a CDS encoding PAS domain S-box protein, whose translation is MKNVNLATPKTLPRFLRSDTVEAKLHLYERAIAATSTGIVIADALLPDLPIIYCNSAFEQLTGYSTGEVLGRNCRFLQGRDTDPSAIAQIREAVRDRRECRVVLKNYRKDGTHFWNELTISPVSDASGSVTHFIGVQQDVTQQQEAQRRLQKQSAAMNAAIDGMAIVNQKGEFVYLNEAYAQLYGYEFAEELIGKSWKSLYDEAELRIFKQYILPAVDKHGRWRGEAVGLRQNGSKYRQELSLSAIEAEMGMVCVVRDISDRKRAEVALQQENEDLERRLTVGSVELRKVIDKLHRETLQRQQAQAISRESEALLRPVVTNLPIILYATDKKGEVTLSEGKGLEPLGLKAGELVGRSIFDLYRHEPEIISKISHVLAGGEAAWTAEMGDLVYENRATPLKNQSGEVIGSIGMALDITYHVKAEESLRQQAERERLVSAIAQRIRRSLNLEEVLNTAVQEVRQFLQTDRVVLYRFYPDGSGVVEVESVGENCQPILGIPIHDPCFLGKYVQQYQQGRIRAIGDIYNSGIAQCHIDLLAQFQVRANLVVPILQGENLWGLLIAHHCSGPRQWLESEVSLLGQLSVQIAIAIQQSELYQKLQVELIEREQAEAALRQREELLCQKACELEQTLHKLQKTQTQLIQSEKMSSLGQLVAGVAHEINNPVNFIYGNIEPARNYIQNLLELLELYQQHCPHPGSEIEDKAEDIDLEFVKQDLPKLLESMRVGADRIREIVRSLRYFSRTDEAEMKDVDIHEGIESTLLILQNRLKANGDYPGIQVIQEYADLPKVECYPGQLNQVLMNILSNAIDAMQQGCQVQGVKCGATPTIWIRTKVSDNNRIAIQIADNGPGMKDAVLQRLFDPFFTTKPVGKGTGLGLSISYQIIVEKHGGQLHCFSQPGEGTEFAIEIPLQQQGLGARLRRERLRRERSVERSAERD